The following coding sequences lie in one Acidimicrobiales bacterium genomic window:
- a CDS encoding ABC transporter permease: MSATIADYRSHRELLSNLTLRELRSKYKRSALGWGWSLVNPVVYLVVYTVVFKYFMHVKILKAEPSGLNVYALFLLCAMLPFSYFQSSVMGSIGSLTGNANLIKKTYFPRELLPASVVMGNLVSHAIEMSLLIVALLAFGDWRAIPYLPVTIFLILVVAVFALGLGLALSALNVYFRDIEHFMGILFLVWFFMTPIVYSFATLGSSAKTWVIDLLKLNPMTDAALSFRATLYQGTYPGPFELLYFVAFAVGTFLIGRWVFNRLEGGLAEEL; encoded by the coding sequence ATGAGCGCGACCATTGCGGATTACCGCTCCCATCGCGAATTACTGTCGAATCTGACGCTTAGAGAGCTGCGGTCCAAGTACAAACGATCAGCGCTCGGGTGGGGCTGGTCCCTAGTCAACCCGGTTGTCTACCTGGTCGTCTATACAGTCGTATTCAAGTACTTCATGCACGTCAAAATCCTTAAGGCCGAGCCCAGCGGTCTTAACGTGTACGCCCTCTTTCTGCTTTGCGCCATGTTGCCGTTCAGCTACTTCCAGAGCAGCGTTATGGGCAGCATCGGGAGCTTGACCGGTAACGCCAACCTGATCAAGAAGACCTACTTTCCGCGGGAGTTGTTGCCTGCTTCGGTTGTGATGGGCAACCTTGTGTCGCACGCCATCGAGATGTCGCTCTTGATAGTGGCGCTCCTGGCATTTGGCGACTGGCGGGCGATTCCTTACCTCCCAGTGACCATATTTCTCATCCTTGTCGTTGCTGTCTTCGCGCTGGGGCTCGGCTTGGCGCTGAGCGCCTTAAACGTGTACTTCCGGGACATTGAGCACTTCATGGGGATCCTGTTCCTCGTTTGGTTCTTCATGACGCCGATCGTCTACTCGTTCGCGACGCTGGGAAGCTCCGCCAAAACCTGGGTCATTGACCTACTGAAACTCAACCCGATGACCGACGCAGCCCTCTCATTCCGCGCAACCCTCTACCAGGGCACCTATCCCGGTCCGTTCGAGCTTCTTTATTTCGTAGCGTTTGCCGTGGGGACGTTCCTTATCGGAAGGTGGGTGTTCAACCGGCTAGAGGGTGGGTTGGCCGAGGAACTGTGA
- a CDS encoding ATP-dependent Clp protease proteolytic subunit, with the protein MSSTPLPIATAQFAGDRSSDIYQRLLRERIVFLGTEVDDANANLICAQLLLLAAEDSNRDISLYINSPGGSVTAGLAIYDTMQFVPCDVSTVCLGLAASMGQFLLCAGAKGKRFSLPHSRILMHQPSGQARGQAADIAIQAEQIVYLKRMMAERIAYHTGQPVERIEADSDRDRWFTAEEAKDYGFIDAVIETAADVAEPKAK; encoded by the coding sequence ATGTCCAGCACGCCCCTTCCGATTGCTACCGCCCAGTTCGCCGGCGACCGGTCGAGCGACATCTATCAACGCCTGCTAAGGGAGCGGATCGTATTCCTAGGCACCGAGGTTGACGACGCCAACGCCAACCTGATCTGCGCCCAGCTCCTCCTTCTAGCCGCAGAGGATTCGAATCGCGACATCAGCCTGTACATCAACTCACCCGGGGGCTCGGTTACGGCTGGACTGGCCATATACGACACCATGCAATTCGTCCCCTGTGACGTGTCCACCGTCTGTCTTGGCTTGGCCGCATCAATGGGGCAGTTTTTGCTGTGTGCGGGGGCAAAAGGTAAGCGTTTTTCGCTTCCTCATTCGCGGATTCTGATGCACCAGCCTTCGGGACAAGCGCGCGGCCAGGCCGCCGATATCGCGATTCAGGCAGAGCAGATCGTGTATCTGAAGCGAATGATGGCCGAGCGCATCGCTTACCACACCGGACAGCCCGTGGAGCGGATCGAGGCGGACTCGGATCGTGACCGTTGGTTCACGGCCGAAGAGGCCAAGGACTATGGGTTCATAGACGCGGTGATCGAAACCGCTGCGGACGTCGCCGAGCCCAAGGCCAAGTGA